A genomic window from Carassius auratus strain Wakin chromosome 19, ASM336829v1, whole genome shotgun sequence includes:
- the LOC113119641 gene encoding gamma-enolase isoform X2 yields the protein MAETQLSPIIQEISVVEQEKLDNMMIEMDGTENKSQFGANAILGVSLAICKAGAAEKSVPLYRHIADLAGNTELVLPVPAFNVINGGSHAGNKLAMQEFMVLPVGAESFRDALRVGAELYQTLKGVIKEKYGQDATNVGDEGGFAPNILENSEALELIKTAIDKAGFTDKVVIGMDVAASEFYRDGKYDLDFKSPPNPDRHISSDELVEIYQTFVNDYPVVSIEDPFDQDDWAAWTNMTGSMGIQIVGDDLTVTNPKRIEKAAEDRACNCLLLKVNQIGSVTEAIQACKLAQANGWGVMVSHRSGETEDTFIADLVVGLCTGQIKTGAPCRSERLAKYNQLMRIEEELGDQARFAGHNFRNPSAL from the exons ATGGCAGAGACACAATTATCTCCTATTATCCAG GAGATCAGTGTGGTGGAACAGGAGAAACTGGACAACATGATGATCGAAATGGACGGCACAGAGAACAAAT CTCAGTTTGGTGCTAATGCCATCCTGGGAGTGTCTCTGGCCATCTGCAAGGCCGGTGCGGCAGAAAAAAGCGTCCCTCTGTATCGTCATATTGCTGATCTGGCAGGAAACACAGAACTAGTGCTGCCAGTTCCT GCCTTTAATGTCATCAACGGAGGCTCTCATGCTGGAAACAAGCTCGCCATGCAGGAGTTCATGGTGCTTCCTGTGGGGGCGGAGTCTTTCCGGGACGCCCTGCGTGTCGGAGCCGAGCTCTACCAGACGCTCAAGGGTGTCATCAAGGAGAAGTACGGCCAAGACGCCACCAACGTCGGCGACGAGGGAGGATTCGCTCCCAACATCCTGGAGAACAGTGAAG CACTTGAGTTGATAAAGACGGCCATAGACAAGGCCGGCTTCACAGATAAAGTCGTGATCGGGATGGATGTAGCCGCCTCTGAGTTCTACCGTGACGGCAAGTACGACCTCGACTTCAAGTCTCCTCCAAACCCAGACAGACACATCAGCAGCGATGAGCTGGTGGAGATCTACCAGACCTTTGTCAACGATTATCCAG TGGTGTCCATCGAGGACCCGTTTGACCAGGACGACTGGGCCGCTTGGACTAACATGACGGGCTCCATGGGGATCCAGATCGTGGGCGACGACCTGACTGTGACAAACCCCAAGAGGATAGAGAAGGCTGCGGAAGACCGCGCATGCAACTGTCTGCTCCTGAAGGTCAACCAGATCGGCTCCGTCACAGAGGCCATCCAGGC ATGTAAGCTGGCTCAGGCCAACGGATGGGGCGTGATGGTCAGCCATCGCTCGGGAGAgacagaagacactttcatcGCTGATCTAGTGGTGGGACTCTGCACTggacag ATAAAGACAGGAGCTCCATGCAGATCTGAGCGTCTCGCAAAATACAACCAACTTATGAG GATTGAAGAAGAACTGGGCGATCAGGCTCGATTCGCCGGGCACAATTTCAGAAACCCTAGCGCTCTGTGA
- the LOC113119641 gene encoding gamma-enolase isoform X1 has protein sequence MSIVSIIAREILDSRGNPTVEVDLRTDKGLFRAAVPSGASTGIYEALELRDGDKSRYKGKGVLKAVGHINDTLGPALIASEISVVEQEKLDNMMIEMDGTENKSQFGANAILGVSLAICKAGAAEKSVPLYRHIADLAGNTELVLPVPAFNVINGGSHAGNKLAMQEFMVLPVGAESFRDALRVGAELYQTLKGVIKEKYGQDATNVGDEGGFAPNILENSEALELIKTAIDKAGFTDKVVIGMDVAASEFYRDGKYDLDFKSPPNPDRHISSDELVEIYQTFVNDYPVVSIEDPFDQDDWAAWTNMTGSMGIQIVGDDLTVTNPKRIEKAAEDRACNCLLLKVNQIGSVTEAIQACKLAQANGWGVMVSHRSGETEDTFIADLVVGLCTGQIKTGAPCRSERLAKYNQLMRIEEELGDQARFAGHNFRNPSAL, from the exons ATGTCTATTGTGAGCATCATTGCCAGGGAAATCCTGGACTCTCGGGGAAACCCTACAGTGGAGGTGGACTTGAGAACTGATAAAG GTCTGTTCAGGGCTGCGGTGCCCAGCGGAGCTTCGACAGGCATCTATGAGGCGCTGGAACTCAGAGATGGAGACAAGAGCCGTTACAAGGGCAAAG GCGTATTGAAGGCTGTTGGTCATATTAATGACACTCTTGGACCAGCCCTCATCGCATCT GAGATCAGTGTGGTGGAACAGGAGAAACTGGACAACATGATGATCGAAATGGACGGCACAGAGAACAAAT CTCAGTTTGGTGCTAATGCCATCCTGGGAGTGTCTCTGGCCATCTGCAAGGCCGGTGCGGCAGAAAAAAGCGTCCCTCTGTATCGTCATATTGCTGATCTGGCAGGAAACACAGAACTAGTGCTGCCAGTTCCT GCCTTTAATGTCATCAACGGAGGCTCTCATGCTGGAAACAAGCTCGCCATGCAGGAGTTCATGGTGCTTCCTGTGGGGGCGGAGTCTTTCCGGGACGCCCTGCGTGTCGGAGCCGAGCTCTACCAGACGCTCAAGGGTGTCATCAAGGAGAAGTACGGCCAAGACGCCACCAACGTCGGCGACGAGGGAGGATTCGCTCCCAACATCCTGGAGAACAGTGAAG CACTTGAGTTGATAAAGACGGCCATAGACAAGGCCGGCTTCACAGATAAAGTCGTGATCGGGATGGATGTAGCCGCCTCTGAGTTCTACCGTGACGGCAAGTACGACCTCGACTTCAAGTCTCCTCCAAACCCAGACAGACACATCAGCAGCGATGAGCTGGTGGAGATCTACCAGACCTTTGTCAACGATTATCCAG TGGTGTCCATCGAGGACCCGTTTGACCAGGACGACTGGGCCGCTTGGACTAACATGACGGGCTCCATGGGGATCCAGATCGTGGGCGACGACCTGACTGTGACAAACCCCAAGAGGATAGAGAAGGCTGCGGAAGACCGCGCATGCAACTGTCTGCTCCTGAAGGTCAACCAGATCGGCTCCGTCACAGAGGCCATCCAGGC ATGTAAGCTGGCTCAGGCCAACGGATGGGGCGTGATGGTCAGCCATCGCTCGGGAGAgacagaagacactttcatcGCTGATCTAGTGGTGGGACTCTGCACTggacag ATAAAGACAGGAGCTCCATGCAGATCTGAGCGTCTCGCAAAATACAACCAACTTATGAG GATTGAAGAAGAACTGGGCGATCAGGCTCGATTCGCCGGGCACAATTTCAGAAACCCTAGCGCTCTGTGA
- the LOC113119660 gene encoding triosephosphate isomerase A-like: MSRKFFVGGNWKMNGDKESLGELIMTLNTASLNDETEVVCGAPSIYLDYVRSKLDQRIGVAAQNCYKVPKGAFTGEISPAMIKDCGIEWVILGHSERRHVFGESDELIGQKVAHCLESDLGVIACVGEKLEEREAGTTEDVVFEQTKVIADNVKDWTQVVLAYEPVWAIGTGKTATPDQAQEVHEKLRGWLRANLSDAVADSVRIIYGGSVTGGNCKELAAQPDVDGFLVGGASLKPEFVDIINARS, translated from the exons ATGTCAAGAAAATTCTTCGTCGGAGGAAACTGGAAAATGAACGGCGATAAAGAGAGTTTGGGCGAGCTCATAATGACCTTGAACACGGCCAGTCTCAACGATGAAACAG AGGTGGTGTGTGGCGCGCCGTCCATCTATCTTGATTACGTGAGGTCTAAACTGGACCAGAGGATCGGTGTGGCCGCCCAGAACTGCTATAAGGTTCCCAAAGGAGCTTTCACCGGGGAGATCAG CCCGGCGATGATTAAAGACTGCGGCATCGAGTGGGTGATTCTGGGCCACTCTGAGAGGCGTCACGTGTTTGGAGAGAGCGATGAG CTGATTGGCCAGAAGGTGGCCCATTGCCTAGAGAGCGATTTGGGTGTGATCGCCTGCGTCGGGGAGAAACTAGAGGAGAGAGAAGCTGGAACCACTGAGGACGTGGTGTTTGAACAGACCAAAGTCATTGCAG ACAATGTGAAGGACTGGACTCAGGTGGTTTTAGCGTATGAACCAGTCTGGGCCATTGGCACTGGCAAAACTGCCACTCCTGATCAG GCTCAGGAGGTGCATGAGAAGCTGAGGGGATGGCTGAGAGCGAATTTGTCGGATGCAGTAGCTGACTCTGTGCGCATCATCTATGGAG GCTCTGTTACTGGAGGAAACTGCAAAGAGCTGGCAGCCCAGCCCGATGTGGATGGCTTCTTGGTTGGAGGTGCTTCCCTTAAGCCGGAGTTTGTTGACATCATAAATGCCCGTTCATAG